Proteins from a single region of Juglans microcarpa x Juglans regia isolate MS1-56 chromosome 5S, Jm3101_v1.0, whole genome shotgun sequence:
- the LOC121268135 gene encoding protein QUIRKY isoform X1 — protein MATVRKLIVEVVEARNLLPIDGNGTSSPYVQIDFHGQRKRTRTKIRDLNPTWNELLEFNVGKPSEVFGDMLEVDIYHDRNHGQTRKNNFLGRNRLSSTQFVRKGEEALMYFPLEKKNIFYWVRGDIGLKIYFVDEVAPPPTPPPQPPVKEVKPEQPSPPPVDSPAPPENEPKPPSEANGNEESAARPPEPTAPADAQKPNEEPPADAKGASNLAPEAAPPTENVAPDQVEKPTEVSESEPPQPSEKNEDQTDQPPLKECKQPYPQIGMMATAVPISPDSAPEASFSKISCPKPIKMTMGREKFTALDPTESMKIEPLSFELVEKMHYLFVRVVKARSLPTNGNPVVKILASSHHVRSKPARKTDHLFVWNQTFAFGHDAPDSSSLLEVSVWDPPPNSEKHGHGTFLGWVGFDVTEIPLRDPPDSPLATQWYRLEGKGPHSGDLMLATWVGTQADEAFPDACKTDMAYNVNSQAKVYQSPKLWYLRATVLDAQDILPLMASKESSFQVRAQLGFQVSKTKLSVSRNGTLSWNEDLMFVAAEPSNDHLVLTLENRQPKATVIIGVVRIPLTTIERRVDDRPISSTWFSFEDPDKEKRMYKGRVQLRLCFDGGYHVMDEATHVCSDYRPTARQLWKPPIGKVELGIISCKNLTPMKTVRGKGSTDAYCVAKYGSKWVRTRTVFDSLDPKWNEQYTWQVYDPCTVLTIGVFDSWAVHGMEEGSKESTRPDFCIGKVRVRLSTLQISKVYRSKYPLLVLYNSGMKQMGEVEIAIRFARAVPTMDIVHVYSQPLLPLMHHIKPLGMDQQDMLRNTTVKIVAAHLSRSEPPLRREVVFYMLDADTHAFSMRKLRVNWFRIANVIAGLIDIARWINDTRLWKNPTSTILVHALFVMLVWFPDLIVPTLAFYVFVIGGWNYRFRARDSLPHFDTQISLVDTVDRDELDEEFDTVPCNRPNEVVRARYDKLRIIGARVQRALGDIATQGERAQALVTWRDPRASGIFVGLCFVVAMILYMVPSKMVAMAFGFYYFRHPLFRNRMPSPALNFFRRLPSLADRII, from the coding sequence ATGGCCACGGTTCGCAAATTGATAGTTGAAGTTGTTGAGGCACGCAATCTATTGCCGATAGACGGCAATGGCACGTCCAGCCCGTACGTCCAGATCGACTTCCACGGGCAGCGAAAGCGCACGCGAACTAAAATTCGTGATCTCAACCCGACATGGAACGAGTTGCTCGAGTTCAACGTGGGTAAGCCATCGGAAGTTTTCGGTGACATGCTTGAGGTCGACATTTACCACGACAGGAACCATGGACAGACTAGGAAGAACAATTTTCTGGGTCGGAATAGGTTGAGCTCTACGCAGTTCGTTAGGAAAGGCGAGGAGGCGTTGATGTATTTCCCTTTGGAGAAGAAGAACATCTTCTATTGGGTTCGAGGTGATATTGGGCTGAAGATATACTTCGTCGATGAGGTCGCCCCACCACCGACGCCGCCTCCTCAGCCTCCGGTGAAGGAAGTAAAGCCTGAGCAGCCTTCACCACCACCGGTTGATTCGCCGGCTCCTCCGGAAAATGAACCAAAGCCTCCGTCCGAAGCTAATGGGAATGAAGAATCTGCTGCTCGTCCACCCGAGCCGACGGCTCCGGCTGATGCTCAAAAGCCCAATGAAGAGCCACCTGCTGACGCTAAAGGGGCATCTAATCTAGCCCCAGAAGCTGCGCCACCAACTGAAAATGTCGCTCCTGATCAAGTGGAGAAGCCGACAGAAGTGTCCGAGTCTGAGCCTCCACAGCCATCAGAAAAGAATGAAGATCAAACGGACCAACCACCACTTAAAGAGTGCAAGCAACCCTATCCTCAGATCGGAATGATGGCAACAGCGGTACCGATATCGCCGGATAGCGCTCCAGAAGCCAGTTTCTCTAAAATCAGCTGTCCAAAACCTATAAAAATGACGATGGGGCGGGAAAAATTTACTGCTTTGGATCCAACGGAAAGCATGAAAATCGAACCGCTGTCATTCGAACTCGTAGAGAAGATGCACTATCTGTTCGTTCGAGTGGTGAAAGCGAGGTCGCTCCCCACCAATGGCAATCCGGTTGTGAAAATTTTGGCTTCAAGCCACCATGTCAGATCCAAACCCGCCCGCAAAACTGATCATTTGTTCGTGTGGAACCAAACATTTGCTTTCGGCCACGACGCTCCAGATTCTTCGTCCCTCTTAGAAGTCAGTGTTTGGGACCCGCCTCCAAACTCCGAGAAGCACGGACACGGCACTTTTTTAGGTTGGGTTGGCTTCGATGTGACAGAAATCCCACTACGGGACCCACCAGATAGCCCGCTGGCCACACAGTGGTACCGATTGGAAGGAAAAGGGCCCCACAGTGGAGACCTCATGCTTGCCACGTGGGTTGGCACACAAGCTGACGAGGCATTCCCGGATGCATGTAAGACGGACATGGCTTATAATGTTAACTCCCAAGCCAAAGTATACCAATCCCCAAAGCTGTGGTACCTTCGAGCTACCGTCCTCGATGCCCAGGATATTCTCCCCCTAATGGCGTCAAAAGAATCCTCCTTCCAAGTCAGAGCCCAGCTGGGATTCCAAGTTTCGAAAACCAAGCTCTCTGTTTCACGCAACGGCACCCTGTCCTGGAACGAAGACTTGATGTTCGTCGCTGCAGAGCCATCAAATGACCACCTGGTTCTCACTCTGGAAAACCGACAACCCAAAGCAACGGTAATAATAGGTGTGGTTAGAATACCACTCACTACCATCGAAAGGCGGGTGGACGACCGACCAATTTCCTCAACTTGGTTCAGTTTCGAGGACCCAGACAAGGAGAAGAGGATGTACAAAGGCAGGGTCCAACTCCGCTTGTGCTTTGACGGTGGTTATCATGTGATGGACGAGGCCACCCATGTTTGCAGCGATTATCGTCCCACTGCTCGGCAACTATGGAAACCACCAATTGGTAAGGTCGAGCTCGGCATAATCAGTTGCAAGAACCTGACACCGATGAAGACTGTAAGAGGTAAAGGCTCCACAGATGCATACTGCGTCGCCAAATACGGTTCCAAGTGGGTACGTACTCGAACCGTTTTTGACAGCTTGGATCCTAAATGGAACGAGCAGTACACGTGGCAGGTGTATGACCCATGCACTGTGTTGACAATTGGAGTTTTCGACAGTTGGGCAGTACATGGAATGGAGGAAGGCTCCAAGGAAAGCACGCGTCCCGATTTCTGCATTGGCAAGGTTCGAGTACGCCTCTCTACATTGCAAATTAGTAAAGTGTACAGAAGCAAGTACCCGTTGCTGGTTTTGTACAATTCAGGGATGAAGCAGATGGGTGAGGTGGAGATCGCCATAAGATTTGCACGTGCGGTTCCCACGATGGACATTGTCCATGTCTACTCGCAGCCTTTGCTGCCATTGATGCACCATATCAAGCCGCTTGGCATGGACCAGCAAGATATGTTGAGGAACACAACCGTGAAGATCGTCGCAGCGCATTTGTCCCGATCCGAACCACCACTTAGGCGGGAGGTCGTGTTTTACATGCTTGACGCGGACACACACGCCTTCAGCATGCGAAAGCTACGTGTAAACTGGTTTAGGATCGCCAACGTGATTGCCGGTTTGATCGACATCGCGAGGTGGATAAATGACACGCGTTTGTGGAAGAATCCGACTTCTACAATACTCGTGCACGCCTTGTTTGTCATGCTGGTTTGGTTCCCCGACCTAATTGTCCCAACGTTGGCATTCTACGTATTCGTGATTGGTGGTTGGAACTACAGGTTTCGTGCGCGAGATTCACTCCCACATTTTGACACGCAGATCTCGCTGGTCGATACCGTTGATCGTGACGAGCTCGACGAGGAGTTCGACACTGTGCCGTGTAACAGGCCGAACGAGGTCGTGCGTGCTAGGTACGACAAGCTACGCATAATAGGGGCACGCGTGCAAAGGGCGCTGGGAGACATTGCGACGCAAGGCGAACGGGCGCAAGCGTTGGTGACATGGAGGGACCCGCGTGCGAGCGGAATATTTGTGGGGCTGTGTTTTGTGGTGGCGATGATACTGTATATGGTGCCGTCCAAGATGGTGGCCATGGCGTTTGGTTTCTATTATTTCCGCCATCCTCTTTTCCGCAATCGGATGCCGTCACCGGCCTTGAATTTCTTTAGGAGGCTTCCTTCCCTAGCCGACCGAATCATCTAG
- the LOC121268135 gene encoding protein QUIRKY isoform X2, whose product MATVRKLIVEVVEARNLLPIDGNGTSSPYVQIDFHGQRKRTRTKIRDLNPTWNELLEFNVGKPSEVFGDMLEVDIYHDRNHGQTRKNNFLGRNRLSSTQFVRKGEEALMYFPLEKKNIFYWVRGDIGLKIYFVDEVAPPPTQPSPPPVDSPAPPENEPKPPSEANGNEESAARPPEPTAPADAQKPNEEPPADAKGASNLAPEAAPPTENVAPDQVEKPTEVSESEPPQPSEKNEDQTDQPPLKECKQPYPQIGMMATAVPISPDSAPEASFSKISCPKPIKMTMGREKFTALDPTESMKIEPLSFELVEKMHYLFVRVVKARSLPTNGNPVVKILASSHHVRSKPARKTDHLFVWNQTFAFGHDAPDSSSLLEVSVWDPPPNSEKHGHGTFLGWVGFDVTEIPLRDPPDSPLATQWYRLEGKGPHSGDLMLATWVGTQADEAFPDACKTDMAYNVNSQAKVYQSPKLWYLRATVLDAQDILPLMASKESSFQVRAQLGFQVSKTKLSVSRNGTLSWNEDLMFVAAEPSNDHLVLTLENRQPKATVIIGVVRIPLTTIERRVDDRPISSTWFSFEDPDKEKRMYKGRVQLRLCFDGGYHVMDEATHVCSDYRPTARQLWKPPIGKVELGIISCKNLTPMKTVRGKGSTDAYCVAKYGSKWVRTRTVFDSLDPKWNEQYTWQVYDPCTVLTIGVFDSWAVHGMEEGSKESTRPDFCIGKVRVRLSTLQISKVYRSKYPLLVLYNSGMKQMGEVEIAIRFARAVPTMDIVHVYSQPLLPLMHHIKPLGMDQQDMLRNTTVKIVAAHLSRSEPPLRREVVFYMLDADTHAFSMRKLRVNWFRIANVIAGLIDIARWINDTRLWKNPTSTILVHALFVMLVWFPDLIVPTLAFYVFVIGGWNYRFRARDSLPHFDTQISLVDTVDRDELDEEFDTVPCNRPNEVVRARYDKLRIIGARVQRALGDIATQGERAQALVTWRDPRASGIFVGLCFVVAMILYMVPSKMVAMAFGFYYFRHPLFRNRMPSPALNFFRRLPSLADRII is encoded by the exons ATGGCCACGGTTCGCAAATTGATAGTTGAAGTTGTTGAGGCACGCAATCTATTGCCGATAGACGGCAATGGCACGTCCAGCCCGTACGTCCAGATCGACTTCCACGGGCAGCGAAAGCGCACGCGAACTAAAATTCGTGATCTCAACCCGACATGGAACGAGTTGCTCGAGTTCAACGTGGGTAAGCCATCGGAAGTTTTCGGTGACATGCTTGAGGTCGACATTTACCACGACAGGAACCATGGACAGACTAGGAAGAACAATTTTCTGGGTCGGAATAGGTTGAGCTCTACGCAGTTCGTTAGGAAAGGCGAGGAGGCGTTGATGTATTTCCCTTTGGAGAAGAAGAACATCTTCTATTGGGTTCGAGGTGATATTGGGCTGAAGATATACTTCGTCGATGAGGTCGCCCCACCACCGAC GCAGCCTTCACCACCACCGGTTGATTCGCCGGCTCCTCCGGAAAATGAACCAAAGCCTCCGTCCGAAGCTAATGGGAATGAAGAATCTGCTGCTCGTCCACCCGAGCCGACGGCTCCGGCTGATGCTCAAAAGCCCAATGAAGAGCCACCTGCTGACGCTAAAGGGGCATCTAATCTAGCCCCAGAAGCTGCGCCACCAACTGAAAATGTCGCTCCTGATCAAGTGGAGAAGCCGACAGAAGTGTCCGAGTCTGAGCCTCCACAGCCATCAGAAAAGAATGAAGATCAAACGGACCAACCACCACTTAAAGAGTGCAAGCAACCCTATCCTCAGATCGGAATGATGGCAACAGCGGTACCGATATCGCCGGATAGCGCTCCAGAAGCCAGTTTCTCTAAAATCAGCTGTCCAAAACCTATAAAAATGACGATGGGGCGGGAAAAATTTACTGCTTTGGATCCAACGGAAAGCATGAAAATCGAACCGCTGTCATTCGAACTCGTAGAGAAGATGCACTATCTGTTCGTTCGAGTGGTGAAAGCGAGGTCGCTCCCCACCAATGGCAATCCGGTTGTGAAAATTTTGGCTTCAAGCCACCATGTCAGATCCAAACCCGCCCGCAAAACTGATCATTTGTTCGTGTGGAACCAAACATTTGCTTTCGGCCACGACGCTCCAGATTCTTCGTCCCTCTTAGAAGTCAGTGTTTGGGACCCGCCTCCAAACTCCGAGAAGCACGGACACGGCACTTTTTTAGGTTGGGTTGGCTTCGATGTGACAGAAATCCCACTACGGGACCCACCAGATAGCCCGCTGGCCACACAGTGGTACCGATTGGAAGGAAAAGGGCCCCACAGTGGAGACCTCATGCTTGCCACGTGGGTTGGCACACAAGCTGACGAGGCATTCCCGGATGCATGTAAGACGGACATGGCTTATAATGTTAACTCCCAAGCCAAAGTATACCAATCCCCAAAGCTGTGGTACCTTCGAGCTACCGTCCTCGATGCCCAGGATATTCTCCCCCTAATGGCGTCAAAAGAATCCTCCTTCCAAGTCAGAGCCCAGCTGGGATTCCAAGTTTCGAAAACCAAGCTCTCTGTTTCACGCAACGGCACCCTGTCCTGGAACGAAGACTTGATGTTCGTCGCTGCAGAGCCATCAAATGACCACCTGGTTCTCACTCTGGAAAACCGACAACCCAAAGCAACGGTAATAATAGGTGTGGTTAGAATACCACTCACTACCATCGAAAGGCGGGTGGACGACCGACCAATTTCCTCAACTTGGTTCAGTTTCGAGGACCCAGACAAGGAGAAGAGGATGTACAAAGGCAGGGTCCAACTCCGCTTGTGCTTTGACGGTGGTTATCATGTGATGGACGAGGCCACCCATGTTTGCAGCGATTATCGTCCCACTGCTCGGCAACTATGGAAACCACCAATTGGTAAGGTCGAGCTCGGCATAATCAGTTGCAAGAACCTGACACCGATGAAGACTGTAAGAGGTAAAGGCTCCACAGATGCATACTGCGTCGCCAAATACGGTTCCAAGTGGGTACGTACTCGAACCGTTTTTGACAGCTTGGATCCTAAATGGAACGAGCAGTACACGTGGCAGGTGTATGACCCATGCACTGTGTTGACAATTGGAGTTTTCGACAGTTGGGCAGTACATGGAATGGAGGAAGGCTCCAAGGAAAGCACGCGTCCCGATTTCTGCATTGGCAAGGTTCGAGTACGCCTCTCTACATTGCAAATTAGTAAAGTGTACAGAAGCAAGTACCCGTTGCTGGTTTTGTACAATTCAGGGATGAAGCAGATGGGTGAGGTGGAGATCGCCATAAGATTTGCACGTGCGGTTCCCACGATGGACATTGTCCATGTCTACTCGCAGCCTTTGCTGCCATTGATGCACCATATCAAGCCGCTTGGCATGGACCAGCAAGATATGTTGAGGAACACAACCGTGAAGATCGTCGCAGCGCATTTGTCCCGATCCGAACCACCACTTAGGCGGGAGGTCGTGTTTTACATGCTTGACGCGGACACACACGCCTTCAGCATGCGAAAGCTACGTGTAAACTGGTTTAGGATCGCCAACGTGATTGCCGGTTTGATCGACATCGCGAGGTGGATAAATGACACGCGTTTGTGGAAGAATCCGACTTCTACAATACTCGTGCACGCCTTGTTTGTCATGCTGGTTTGGTTCCCCGACCTAATTGTCCCAACGTTGGCATTCTACGTATTCGTGATTGGTGGTTGGAACTACAGGTTTCGTGCGCGAGATTCACTCCCACATTTTGACACGCAGATCTCGCTGGTCGATACCGTTGATCGTGACGAGCTCGACGAGGAGTTCGACACTGTGCCGTGTAACAGGCCGAACGAGGTCGTGCGTGCTAGGTACGACAAGCTACGCATAATAGGGGCACGCGTGCAAAGGGCGCTGGGAGACATTGCGACGCAAGGCGAACGGGCGCAAGCGTTGGTGACATGGAGGGACCCGCGTGCGAGCGGAATATTTGTGGGGCTGTGTTTTGTGGTGGCGATGATACTGTATATGGTGCCGTCCAAGATGGTGGCCATGGCGTTTGGTTTCTATTATTTCCGCCATCCTCTTTTCCGCAATCGGATGCCGTCACCGGCCTTGAATTTCTTTAGGAGGCTTCCTTCCCTAGCCGACCGAATCATCTAG